The stretch of DNA CGATCATGAAGACGGCCCTCATCGAATACATTGAGAACGACTCGATCTCGCACTCGCTCGACATGGCCACGGTCGCGAAGAAGCGCTTCCTGGAGACGATGAAGCGGGTGATCCTCGAACCGCGTGGACTGGACTACAAACTGCAGTTCACCGGCCCCACCGGTACCAACGCGGTTGAAGCGGCCCTCAAGATCGCTCGCCTGTCGACCGGTCGCTCGACCGTCGTCGCGTTCACCCGGGCCTTTCACGGCGTGAGTGGCGGATCGCTTGCCGCAACCGCGAACCAGCACTTCCGCCAGGCGGCGGGCTACACACTCGACAACGTCGTGTTCATGCCGTTCGAGGGCTACTTCGGGCCCGAGCTCGACACGATCGCCTACCTCGAGCAGATGCTGTCCGATCAGAGCAGCGGCCTCGAACTTCCCGCCGCGGTCATCCTCGAGACGATCCAGGCCGAGGGCGGCGTCAATGTCGCCAGCTCCACCTGGCTGCGCGCTCTGCGTGAGCTCTGCACGCGGCACGGCATCCTGCTCATCGTCGACGACATTCAGGCGGGTGCTGGCCGTTCCGGCGAGTTCTTCAGCTTCGAAGCATCCGGGATCGTGCCCGACATCGTGACCCTGTCGAAGTCGCTCTCGGGCTACGGCTTGCCAATGTCGCTCGTGCTCATGAAGCGCGACCTCGACATTTGGAAGCCCGGCGCCCACAGCGGCACGTTCCGCGGCAACAACATGGCGTTCGTCTGTGCGACCACGGCCCTCGAGACCTACTGGGCGGATGACGCACTCACGACCGACGTGCACCGCAAGGAAGCCCATGTTCGGGAACGCCTCGAGGCGATTGCCGCGAAGTACCCGCAGGCCGAACTTGAGGTGCGCGGCCGCGGCTTCATCTTCGGGTTTGCCAGCACCGCCATGCCAGAGCTCGCACGCACCGTCTCGAAGGAAGCCTTCAGCCGCGGCCTGATCGTTGAGACCGCTGGCCCCTCGGACGAAGTACTGAAGATGCTGCCGGCGCTCATCATCGATGACGCCACTCTGACCCGCGGCCTCGACATTCTCGCAGCGAGCTTCGACGCAGCGATCGCGAAGTCCTAGTCACCCGACAGATCGGATATCGCCCATGTCTTCCTCCACTGTTTCACTCCGCGCCACGAGCGCTGCGTCCCCCGCTGACATTCTCGTTCTGGGCGCGGTGAGCGGTCCCGATGGCGCCCGTCTCGTTGCTGGCACCGAGCACCCCGAGATCTCGGCACAGCTGGCTCTGTTGGATTTCGCCGCCCGAGCCGACCAACTGCTGCGTCTGCCCTCGCCGAAAAGTGAGTTCGGCAGCATCGCCGTGATTGGACTCGGAGCCGTGGCATCGACCGATGCCGTGCGTGATGCAGCGGCATCCGTCGTCCGGCAATTGACCGGGGCGACGTCTCTGACGATCGATCTGGGGCTCGAGAATGAGGCTGACACCGCCGCAGCGCTGCTCGGCGCCACTCTCGGGGGGTATACCTTCACGACATTTTTTGGCACGGTCAAAATGAATGCGGCCCGACCGGCCACGCAGATCACGATCGTCAGCCCGGTGACGGTGTCCGCCGCCGAGCAGGAGCGCGTCACCGTGCTGGCCGACTCCGTGAGCCTGGTCAAAGATCTCGTCAACACCCCGGGAGCCGAGCTGTTCCCGCAGACCTTGGCGGATGCGGCGGTGAAGGCCGCTTCTGGTCTGCCGGTTGAAGTTGAGGTGTGGGACGAGTCGAGGCTGGCCGCAGAGAACTGCGGCGGCATTCTCGGCGTCGGGCAGGGCTCATCGCGCAAGCCCCGACTGATCAAGGTCAGCTATGCGCCGGCCGGGGCCAGCACTCATCTGGCTTTTGTGGGCAAGGGCATCACGTACGACACCGGCGGATACTCACTCAAGCCGGCCGACTCCATGCTCACGATGCACCACGACATGGCCGGTGCCGCCACCGTGCTCGCGGTGACCTTGGCCGCCGCCCGCCTCGGCCTGAACGTGCGCATCACCACATTCCTGTGCGTGGCTGAGAACCTGGTTTCGAGCACCGCCATCCGCCCGAACGACGTGCTCACCATGCGCAACGGCACCACCGTGGAGGTGCTCAACACCGATGCCGAGGGTCGCTTGGTCATGGCCGACGGATTGTCGCTCGCGAGTGAAGAGAATCCCGACGCCATCATCGATGTAGCCACTCTCACCGGAGCCGCGATTGTGGCGCTCGGACGTCGCACCACTGCGGTCATGGGCGAGAGCGCGTTGGTCGCCGACGTCGTCGCCGCCGGGGATGCGGCCGGTGAGGCACACTGGCCGATGCCACTTCCGAAGGAGTTGCTGGGACTCCTCGACTCGCGTTTCGCTGACATCGCGAACCTCAACCCGAGTGTGCGCGATGCGGGCATGCTTGTGGCCGGCGTTTTCCTGCAGGAGTTCGTGGGCAATCAGGCGGGGAGCGACGTGAAGATACCGTGGGCGCACCTCGACATCGCGGGCACCGGCACCAACAACGGCGCCGGCTTCGGCGTCGTGAGCACGGGTGGCACCGCGGCCTCGGTACGCACCCTGATCGGGGTCGCGGAGCGGCTCGCCGCGCGCTAACCCGCGTACGATCGGGTGGTGCCCCCACGCTCCCCACTTCCACAGCGCCTCGGGCTGGATGCCGCCTGGTTGCGCACCCCTGACCTCGACCATGCGAATCCGTTCCCTTGGTCGACGATGGGGGACTGGCTGCACGAGCGACTCCGCGAGTTCATCGATGTGCCGGGGTTTCTGGCCGAGGAACGCTTCGTCTACGAATCCGGCGCGTCGGTGGTCGGCGCCGATCCCTATCAACCACACACCTTTGTCTGGTTCCATCGCGATCTCTCAGAGGAGATATTCGTTCCGGGGCATATTCACGTGGTGCACCGGGATGAGCGCATCGTCGTGATCGATAAGCCGGCTTTTCTGTCGACCATTCCGCGCGGCCGGCACGTGCAGCAAAGCGTCGTCGTGCGGCTCCGGGCCGAGCTCGGCCTGCCCGAGCTGTCGCCGCTGCATCGGCTTGACCGGGTCACGTCGGGTGTCCTAATCCTGGCGACCGAGAAGCGTTGGCGCGGGGCATATCAATCCATGTTCCAGCGCGGTGAGGTCGGCAAGACCTATCACGCGCTCGCAGCGTTGCGCGCCGACCTCGAGCTGCCCGTGACGGTGCTTAACCACCTGGCCAAACAGCGCGGCCAGATGCAGGCTGACGTCGTGCCTGGCGCTCGGGCCAACGCCGAGTCACTGATCGAACTGGAATCCGTGGTGGGTGACAACGGCATTTATCGGCTGTCGCCCCGCACCGGTCGCACCCACCAACTGCGCATGCACATGCTCGGCCTGGGGATCCCGATCAGTGGTGACCCGCTGTACCCGGTTGTTCAGCAGGTGTCGGTGAATGACTTCACGACACCGCTGCAATTGCTGGCGAGTGCGGTGGCGTTCACTGATCCGATCGACGGGGGAGCGCGCAATTTTGAGAGCGTTCGCAGTCTGCCGTTACACAGTGAGGTCGAATAGTTGTCGAAATGAAGTACGATTAGCCCTCTTCGAATTATGAGAAAAGCTCGTATTTCTCTTCTTTTTCTGGGAGAATGGAGCTATGTCAATCACCTCCCCACCCCGAGTCTCCGCCTCGGAGCCGACACCCGCCTCGGGTGCGTCGGCACCGACCGCGGCCATGGTGCTGGCGGCGGTCGAACAGGCCCGCTCTTCTCTGGCAGTGCTCGGCACCGTCAGCCCCGAGGCGTTCACCGACGACGACCTGCTCGGGGTGCTCGGTGCGTTCGAAGGCGTCGGCCGGCTGGTTGATGCCGGCCGGGTGGCTGTGGCGGCGACGGTCGAGGAACGCTCCGGCCGGTGGCTGGGCCGGGACTCCCTCGCCGCGAAGCGGGGCTGCACGAGTGGCGTCGACCTGATCACCCGGGTTACCCGCATTTCTGGCCGTGAAGCGAAACGGCGTAGCGCGCTGGGCTTGCGGATGCGGGACACGCAGCACGTCGGAACGATCATCCCCGCACTGTTCCCCACGGTGGGTGCCGCGGTCGCTTCGGGCTTGCTGGGGGTGGATGCGGCGGAGGTGATCATGTCTGGTCTGGCCGAGATCTCCCCGCGTGTTGCCCCCGATGATCTTGCGGCTGCGGAACGCGCTCTGGTGTC from Leifsonia psychrotolerans encodes:
- the ectB gene encoding diaminobutyrate--2-oxoglutarate transaminase is translated as MDLDIFSDIESEVRGYIRSFPVIFDRAIGSIMIDQDGTEYIDFFSGAGALNYGHNNPIMKTALIEYIENDSISHSLDMATVAKKRFLETMKRVILEPRGLDYKLQFTGPTGTNAVEAALKIARLSTGRSTVVAFTRAFHGVSGGSLAATANQHFRQAAGYTLDNVVFMPFEGYFGPELDTIAYLEQMLSDQSSGLELPAAVILETIQAEGGVNVASSTWLRALRELCTRHGILLIVDDIQAGAGRSGEFFSFEASGIVPDIVTLSKSLSGYGLPMSLVLMKRDLDIWKPGAHSGTFRGNNMAFVCATTALETYWADDALTTDVHRKEAHVRERLEAIAAKYPQAELEVRGRGFIFGFASTAMPELARTVSKEAFSRGLIVETAGPSDEVLKMLPALIIDDATLTRGLDILAASFDAAIAKS
- a CDS encoding leucyl aminopeptidase encodes the protein MSSSTVSLRATSAASPADILVLGAVSGPDGARLVAGTEHPEISAQLALLDFAARADQLLRLPSPKSEFGSIAVIGLGAVASTDAVRDAAASVVRQLTGATSLTIDLGLENEADTAAALLGATLGGYTFTTFFGTVKMNAARPATQITIVSPVTVSAAEQERVTVLADSVSLVKDLVNTPGAELFPQTLADAAVKAASGLPVEVEVWDESRLAAENCGGILGVGQGSSRKPRLIKVSYAPAGASTHLAFVGKGITYDTGGYSLKPADSMLTMHHDMAGAATVLAVTLAAARLGLNVRITTFLCVAENLVSSTAIRPNDVLTMRNGTTVEVLNTDAEGRLVMADGLSLASEENPDAIIDVATLTGAAIVALGRRTTAVMGESALVADVVAAGDAAGEAHWPMPLPKELLGLLDSRFADIANLNPSVRDAGMLVAGVFLQEFVGNQAGSDVKIPWAHLDIAGTGTNNGAGFGVVSTGGTAASVRTLIGVAERLAAR
- a CDS encoding pseudouridine synthase; amino-acid sequence: MPPRSPLPQRLGLDAAWLRTPDLDHANPFPWSTMGDWLHERLREFIDVPGFLAEERFVYESGASVVGADPYQPHTFVWFHRDLSEEIFVPGHIHVVHRDERIVVIDKPAFLSTIPRGRHVQQSVVVRLRAELGLPELSPLHRLDRVTSGVLILATEKRWRGAYQSMFQRGEVGKTYHALAALRADLELPVTVLNHLAKQRGQMQADVVPGARANAESLIELESVVGDNGIYRLSPRTGRTHQLRMHMLGLGIPISGDPLYPVVQQVSVNDFTTPLQLLASAVAFTDPIDGGARNFESVRSLPLHSEVE